The following are from one region of the Falco cherrug isolate bFalChe1 chromosome 19, bFalChe1.pri, whole genome shotgun sequence genome:
- the ATP5MC2 gene encoding ATP synthase F(0) complex subunit C2, mitochondrial: MYACAKFVSTPALVRSSRVLSQPLSASMLSSPEARTEKAHLGAHRAIQTSTAHRDIDTAAKFIGAGAATVGVAGSGAGIGTVFGSLIIGYARNPSLKQQLFSYAILGFALSEAMGLFCLMVAFLILFAM; encoded by the exons ATGTACGCCTGTGCAAAGTTCGTCTCCACTCCTGCACTA GTGAGGAGCTCACGGGTGctgtcccagcccctctctgccTCCATGCTGAGCAGCCCCGAGGCCCGGACAGAGAAG GCGCATCTGGGCGCCCACCGAGCCATCCAGACGAGTACGGCCCACCGAGACATTGACACCGCTGCCAAGTTCATCGGCGCCGGTGCTGCCACTGTGGGGGTAGCTGGCTCCGGCGCTGGCATCGGTACCGTCTTCGGCAGCCTCATCATTGGCTATGCCAG GAACCCCTCACttaaacagcagcttttctcctaCGCCATCTTGGGCTTTGCCCTCTCTGAGGCCATGGGGCTCTTCTGCCTCATGGTGGCCTTCCTCATCCTCTTTGCCATGTGA